One window of the Labilibaculum sp. genome contains the following:
- a CDS encoding DUF169 domain-containing protein has translation MKKELQEEFTAKWAKYFGSETELPICFWYSNEKVQDQEIVTKSWNCIIALLHKIRKGTAASFSADSIGCMGGRCYSGFAGRPAGLNMFLSTGKEKYLKTPEIAQKAIDQFPVFTAPAKYITFKRWDLLNEKDEPDVVIFFATPDILSGLFTLANFDQTDPFSNIAPFSSGCGSIISYPYLESKKENPKAILGMFDVSARPYVPENTLSYAVPMKKFKNMIQNMDESFLTTEDWMKVKKRI, from the coding sequence ATGAAAAAAGAACTTCAAGAAGAATTTACCGCAAAATGGGCGAAATATTTCGGAAGCGAAACCGAATTGCCCATCTGCTTTTGGTACAGCAATGAAAAGGTTCAGGATCAGGAAATCGTTACCAAATCGTGGAACTGTATCATTGCCCTTCTGCACAAAATCCGAAAAGGAACTGCAGCCAGTTTTTCTGCTGATTCAATTGGATGCATGGGCGGAAGATGCTATTCCGGTTTTGCCGGTCGTCCTGCCGGATTAAATATGTTTCTTTCCACCGGCAAAGAAAAATATTTGAAGACTCCTGAAATAGCACAAAAAGCCATCGATCAGTTTCCTGTATTTACTGCTCCTGCAAAATACATCACTTTTAAACGCTGGGATCTGCTCAATGAAAAGGATGAACCCGATGTTGTCATTTTCTTTGCCACTCCCGATATTCTTTCGGGCTTGTTTACTTTGGCAAACTTCGACCAAACAGATCCTTTTAGCAACATTGCCCCTTTTTCTTCGGGCTGCGGTTCAATTATTTCCTACCCTTATCTGGAAAGCAAAAAGGAGAATCCGAAGGCTATTTTAGGGATGTTTGATGTTTCGGCCCGACCTTATGTTCCCGAAAACACATTGAGTTATGCAGTCCCAATGAAAAAATTCAAAAATATGATACAGAATATGGACGAAAGTTTTTTGACTACTGAGGATTGGATGAAGGTAAAAAAACGAATTTAA